DNA sequence from the Chondrinema litorale genome:
TCAATATCTTTTTCGAATAAAGTATCAGTTTTTAGTATTGGCTATTCAGCAGGTATTTCTCTTACCGACCAAATCTCATAAATCGGATCACCTTTACTGCTTTTACCTTTGTGGTGCCAGTCTTTGCCGTCTACTTCAAAGTTAAAAGTTAAGGCAGCACCTACTCTACTTTTATCTCTTGAGAAGAATTCAATATTTTCTGTATAAACGCCATCTTTAGCTGAATAACGTCCTCCACCTGTGCCAAAAAACTCTCCAGTTTCTGTATTAAAAGCAATCCATTGAAAATGAGTACCAGTAAGAATTTTCATTGTTTTACGCGGGCTATCACCAGTTCTACGTGTAATTTCTCCATCTCGCTCTCTACCAGTAATTAACCAAGGATTTGTTAAAGCGGTTGATGCACCTCTATCTAAATTAAACCATCCTGTTGAGCCCAAATATTCACTTTCTGATTTTAGGTTTTTCCCGTTCACTTTCACTTGAGCTATTTCTTCTTTACCTACCTGATCAGCATTTTTTGTATCGAATTCTACCGTTAAAACAATCTCATCTCCATCTGCTTTCCAACTACCTCCTTTGGTTGATATAAAGTCACCATCTACTGAAGCATACTCAGTAAGAGAGAAAAAGTCTCCACTCACCAAAAGTAACTGAGTAACTTCTCGCCCATCTGCTTTCTTTTTACTTTTCCACGAACCTTGTAATTTGTCTTTTATAGATTGTGCCTGTAAAGTTGAGGCAATAAAAAATAATACTAATGCTGATAATAGTTTCAATGATCTCATTTTCGTCTATTTAGATAAATAATTCGAAAGTTAAGAAAATTCTCTACCAAGCAAAAAGCTATTATACTGCATTGTTCACTTATAGCAATGCTTTAAATTTTGGCCTTAAAGACTTTAAAAAGAACCTCTAATATTTATTTGAGCAAAAGCTCTAAATTGTCCAGTTCTGTTAGAAGTAATCAAATCTGCGATTTCTTCTCCAATATCATCGTAGTTGTAATCTATAGATGTAATTCCTCCGCCTAGTAATTCTTTATATGGCTTGTCGTACAATGAGATAATACCGATATCTTCTCCAATTTTAAGATTGTTTCTTTCAGCTACTTTTATCAGGTTTACCAGATCAATCTCAGAAATAATAAAATACAAATTGCCTTTTGAAACTCCATCTTCAATTCCATCTTTAATGCAGTATTCTAGTTTTTGAGATTTGCAAAATAGTTTAAATGAAGTAATTACTTCGAAAGGGAAATACTCTTCTGGCAACACCAAATTAAAGTTTTTATAGCTTTTAAATTTAGCGGGTTTGGCAGTATAAATCTCTTGAAAATCACTAAATAAATCTTTGTAAAAGCAAGAGTAATTACCTTGAATACCTTGTAGTTGTTTGTCTATAAGTATCAGTTTTTTAGGGGGGATTTCCTTAAGTAATTTAGAGGTATCAGCATCATCTATAAATAGGTTTGGAAAAACAATGTAATACTGATAAGCCTGAAGCTGGCACTTATCCAGAATATTCTTCAATTCGCTTTCTTTGTGTTTGTGCAGGTAAATAGAAATTTTAACCTTAGCATCAAGCTCTTTTAAAAGAGAGTTGTAAATGTTTTTAACAGCTTCTGTAATCTCACCAGTAATCAGGCAAACTTTCACTTTAAGCTTTTCACTTTTACTGGTTACAAAGAATCCATTTCGGTAAACTGAATAGATAAAGCCGTCTTCTTGCAACTTACTGTAAGCTTTGCCAATGGTATCTCTGGCAAGTAAAAAGTCTATACTCGATTGACTTATAGATGGCAATTTATCTCCAGCTTTCAATTCACCAGTAGATATTCTTTCGATAATGTTTTGTGCCACCTGTTTGTATTTTGGCACAATGGAAGAATTACTAATCTGTGGTTCGGGTGTAAGGAATTTGTTCATTGAGTTTACTCTTATTGAGAATTTAATGTTGAAAAAAGGAGAAAAAACCTCCCAAAACATCAAGAGGTTTTAAATTCGAAAAATGATTTTCACAGAGAATCTAATTCCCTGTATTTCAAGCCCCGATTAATAGCCAGGGTTATTTTCGGTTATTGCACTGTTTCTTTCTATTTCTGATTGTGGAATCGGAAATAACAAATGTTTATCTACATCAAACTGTACTGGCGAAGCCAGATTTGTACTAAAGTTGGCATCGCTACCATCCCAACCAGAAATATTCATATCACCAGCTACATGCCAGCGCTTTAAATCCCACCAGCGTTGTCCTTCACCTGCGAGTTCTATAAATCGCTCATTCATTATCCATTGCATCACTGTATTAGTATCAGACTCACCTTCTGAATAATCTGCCGGAATTACACCATCGCCATCGCCAGAAGATTCTCCCCAAAGTCTAGCCCTTGTTCTAATCTGATTAATCAAACTAATTGCTTGTGAAGCATTACCGGTTTTTAATGCGGCTTCTGCTGCGATTAATACCAAATCTGCATAGCGTAAAACACGCTCGTTGTTCACTGAGCCACCATTAAAACCTGAAAGCTCGTTTACACCATCTGGCTTGTTATACTTTTGGAAGATTTTACCTTCGAAACCATCTTCTGGATTAGAGAAAACTGAAAGCCTAGGGTCATCTCCAAAGCTGTCTCTTAACTTATCTGTCACTAAAAACTTTGTACTCGATGCATCATTAAAATCACCTCTACCCCCAAACTCCATCATATATCCTCTGTATACACTCATATTTTCTACACCTCTCCAAGCACCATCGTTATGCAGTGAAAGGTTATTATTCCCACTACTAGGCACTGAGGCTTGTACCTCAAAAAGTGATTCGGCATTATTCTCAGTATATGCACTAAAATTGTCAAGATAGCTATCGACTAAAGTAGCTGTAATGGTATTGAAAACTGTTAGTGCTTCTTGATAATCAGCAGTATTTCCTTCGTAGTCGCCTCTAAAAACCAATGCTTTTGCCAACAAACCTCTAGCTGCATTTTTATCAATTCTACCTAAATACATTGGGTCCCATTCTTCAGGTAGTACTTCAATGGCTGCTTTGGTATCTTCTATTACCTGACCTAGTACTTCAATAGCTGGGCTTTTAGGTGTGTTTGTTTCTTCTTCTGAAAGTATTCTATCGGTAACTATTGGCACTGAACCAAATACGTTAAACAACTTAAAGTAAGCATAAGCCCTCAAAAACAAGGCTTCTCCTTCCATCATAGTAATTTCATCAGCCCCATCGTAAGTTGAGTAGTCTATAGTTCTTACTTTTTCGATAGTTACATTGGCTCTTGAGATCATTTTATAACATGCCTGAAACACAAAGCTAACTTGCTGGTTTGTTGGGTTCAGTGTACCATCAAACAGTTCTACACTTGTTCTGGCAGCATTCGTTTCTGTGAGGTCGTCACCAGGTAGCAGCCATGTTCCGGCTACCCAACCATTAAAAGTGAATGACGGAGCAGCAAAGTGGTAATGGTCATAAATTGCTGCATAAGCACTGGTTAACTGTGTTCTAAACTCGGTAGCATTAGAGAAATAATCCTCTTCTGTTGGCGCTAACGACGGATTATCAACCAATTCGGGATTACAACCAAAGCAGATGGTTAACCACACTATTGCAAATATTTTTATTTTCGCTTTCATATTTTTTTATTCTGATTTTAGGCTTTTAGAATTTTGCATTTAGACCAAAGTTGACTGCTTTTGGCAGTGGAAACTCATCGTTAACAGGATCGATTCCACCCCATTTAAACCAATACAAGTTGTTTTGGCCTCCAACATAAACTCTTAAAGATTTTACAGTATAATTCACTTTTTGAAGCAGCACATCAGGAAGGCTGTAACCTAATTGCCAGTTATTTAACCTGAAAAATGCAGCACTTTCTACCCAACGGTCTGAATATCTGGCATTACTAGCAGGGTCTCCTACAACTGCTCTTGGCATCATGGTATTGGTATTACTTGGAGTCCAGCGGTTTAAGGTAGTTGCAAAATAATTGGTGCCCGCACCAGACATGCCTTCAAACCTTCTCCTTACCGCATTGTATTTATCTACATCACCTTCTCCATAAAAACTCAATGATAAGTCGATACCTTTCCAAGAAACATTTAGATTTAAACCATAAGTATAACCGGGAATGGTATTACCAAGCTCTGTTTGATCGTAGCTATTCAATTTACCATCTGGTGTGGTACTGTAGAAAGGCTCAGCATCTGTTGGATCTCCACCCAAATCTTGAAAATATAAATCGCCTGCCTCTACATAATCTGTGTTGCCAACTATCTGATCTTCGTATTGTGAGTAGTAAGCATCTATTTCATCCTGAGACTGGAAGATTCCTCCTACACGATAGCCCCAAAGGTGGCCTATTGATCTACCTTCTTCTACTCTTCCGAAATCGGTAGTTAGCGGTTGGCTCTGATAGAGTTTTGTCACTTCGTTTTGTACAAAACTGATATTTCCAGTAATGCCATAATTGAATGCACCAATGTTATCATTCCATCCTAATTGTAGGTCAATACCTGTATTTCTCAACTCACCTATATTGAATAATGGATTGTTGGTTCCTACACTTAATGGCAAGTTTACACGCTGTAAAATACCACTGGTAATTCTGTTGTACCATTCTACAGTAAGGTTGATTTTATTATTCATCAACAATGCATCAAAACCTGCATAAGTAGTTGTGGCAATTTCCCAAGTTAAAGACGAGTTAGGGAAATCTGCAACTACAGCACCTAAACTCATATTACCAATTGGGTCGCCATTACCTGAACCCCAACGATAAGTAGAAATACCAGTGTTTACGCTAGATAAGAATGCATAAGAACCAACTGCCGCTTGGTCGTTACCAGCTTGTCCCCAACCACCACGAAGTTTTAAATCATCTATAAAAGTTACAGACTCGAAGAATGGCTCACTGCTAATTCTCCATGCACCTGATACAGAGTAGAAATTACCCCAACGATAATCATCATCAAAACCATTACTAGCATCTCTTCTAAATGAGAAGTCTAAATAATACTTGCTGTCGTACACATAGCTCGATCTGGCTACATAACCAAACCAAAAACGTTGTCCCCAACCGTAGAATGAGTTATTGTTTGCATTGTCGCTTCCAAAACCTACACGCTTAGGGTCATCGCTGATGTTGGTAAGATTCTCTGTACTCAGGTTTTCCGTTTCTAATGTGTGTCGCTGATCTTGTACCGCAGCCGTTAAAGTTAATCTGTGTTTGGTACCAAAAAGCTTATCGTATGTAAGCATTAAGTCAGACTGAAAGTTGAAGATGTTATTGATTCTATGTTCCATCTGACCTAAACTATTAGGGGCATTTGCTGCCTCAGTAGCTGGATCAATACCTGTTGGTCTAAAGATATTAGTGGAATATCTTGAAAGACTATACCTATCTTGTTGGGTATAATCTAAGTTTAAACTACCTCTAATGGTTAAATCTTTAATTGGTTTTAACTCGGCATAGAATTGTCCCAAACTTCTATCGATAGAGAAGTCTCTGTAGTTTAAATCTGTAATTGCCAGATAGTTTACATTAGAACCCTGACCGTAAATTTTTAATGGAGTCCAAGTATCGGTAAGCAAATAAGGATCAATTACTGGTGCATAACCCGTAGGATGTGATGGGTCTCTTAATGGCTGCCAAGGTGAAACATCTGCAATTTCTTGTAAATCTGATACATTCAGTTGAGAAACCTGATTGGTGTATTTATAGTTAATGCCTGTTTTTAACCAGTCTGTCACTTTCACATTTACATTTACAGCTCCGGTATATCTTCTCAGATTATTGCCATATATCATCCCCTCTTGATCAAACAAACCAGCAGAAACATAGTAGTCAACTCTTTCTGTTGCCCCAGAAACTTTTACGTCGTAAGACTGAGAAACAGCATTTTTATTTACCAGATCATCTTGCCAATCGTAAGTTGTAACATCACTAATGTAATACGGGCTTTGTGGGTCAAACTGAGGGTTGTAACTAGTTAATCTAATTGCATCTTCTGGCTCATTACGACCATATAAATCTTCTTCGATGGTAATATCTGGATTTGTATTGTTGTTGTACATCTCCCTTGTGAGGTTTACAAATTGCTCTGTGTTAAGCAAATCGTAAGTTGGTATATTTTGAAAACCAGTTCTTGTATTAAGTTCTACTACCGGCGCACCTTCTTTACCTCTTTTAGTTGTAATTAAAACCACACCATTTGCCGCTCTACTACCATAAACAGCCGCTGCTGATGCATCTTTCAAGACTGAGATTGATTCAATATCATTGGGGTTAATGAGGTTGAAAAGGTTTGGAGGAGTACTTAAACCACCACCACCAATTACATCTTCGTTTCCAGCTCTTGGTGGTTCAATAATTTGTCCATCGATTACATACAATGGTTGAGAGTCACCATTCCAAGTACCAATACCACGCACAAAAATTTGAGGAGCTTCATTTGGGTTACCACTGGTATTTACTACGCGCACACCTGTTGTATTTCCCTGTAAGGCAAATTGCGGTGAGGTCATCCCGATTTTTTCGATTGATTCTGCACCAACCGTAGATATTGAACCAGTTAAGTCTTTTTTATTTCTTTCACCAAAACCAATAACAACTACTTCGTCTAGTTGCTGCATATCCACCTCAAGAGATACATCGATAGTACTTTTTGCTCCCACTGCAATTTCTTGCGACATAAATCCAATGTAGGAATACACCAATACATCATCATTACTATTTATACTGAGTTTGTATTCTCCATTTAGGTTGGTTGTTGTTCCGATTGAGGTTCCTTTAATAATTACACTTACACCTGGCAAAGGCTCAGCATCTTCTCCCGATATAACTACTCCTGTTATAGTTTTATCTTGTTGAGCTATTTGTACCTCTTTTACAGTATTAGGTCCTTCCCTTTTAGCTACATGAATGTTGTTGTTTATTCTAGTAAACTGCACACCTGCTTGTTTAGAAATATCTTTAAGCAAATCTGCAAGCGAACGTTTTTTAAGATTTACACTCACTGCTTTATTTACATCAACAAATGCATTGTTATAAGTAAAGCTGAACGAAGTCTCACGCTCTATTTTCTCTATAGCATTTTTTAATGTTTCATTATTAAATGAAACTGCCAGATAAATATCATGTATGCTTTCTTTCTGAGCGTTGCCCTCATTCGCCAGAAGCATCCCACAAAAAAATGCCTGTAGGAAGATGCCATACAACATGTATTTAGACATCATAATAATTTGTTTTAGTATACTCATTTTCATATTTTAGAGCTTTAGGTAATTGTAATTTTTACTTAAAAAATCTGATTAAGTAGCTGCAGACTGTCGCAAGTTTTTCCAGACTACTTTTTATTGAATTTTGAGACAGGTATGGTCGCAACATACCTGTCTCTTTCATTAGGAGGTATTGGTATTTTGCTTTTTCATATTACTTGGGTTTGACGATTACATGCTTATCTTTTATTTCGAAGTGGAACCCAGAGGTAGTCGCAATACCTTCGAGTACATTATGCAGCGACTCATTTTTAAATGTGCCACTATATTTGCCAGAAAACCTGAATTTTTCATCTACAATTATTTCTACTCCGTACCAGTTTTCAAGCCTTTCAAAAATCTCTTTCCCATCAGCATCTTTAAAAAACAGAATACCTCTGGTCCAAGCCATTTTACTTTCTATATCAAACTTACTCTTTAGAATCTTACCATCTGTTTCATAGGTAACCATCTCACTGGGAACAAGCATAATTCTGTTACCCGCCTGATCTGAAACTTGCAGCTTGCCAGTAACTAAAGCAATCTCATTTTTCTCTTTGTTATTTTGAATGTTAAATGAAGTACCCAACACCTTTGCTTTCAGGTTTCCAGCTTTTACAACAAATGGAATATTGCTTTTCTCAACTTCAAAAAATGCTTCCCCTTCTAACTCTACTAGTCGTATGCTATCAGTAAATGTGTCTGGATAGTGGAGTTTACTGCCAGCATTTAACTTTACACTTGTTCCATCTTTTAGGGTAAGTGTAGTTTTTATTCCTTTTGGACTTTCTTTAGTTAATATCTGCTGGGTTTGAACATATTCTGTACTTTGTCTTTCTTCTAAATATTCAAACCAATAATACAAATACGAGATACCTACTATGGTGAGCAAAATAGCAGCTACGTTCAATAGCCAATTATTCTTTTTTTCATAGCTGGTAGATTCTTCTTGTGGGTTAAAAGTTTTAGCCATTACCGCTTCATACATATCAGTATAATCCTGATCGCTTAGTTCGGCAACTTCTTGATATTGAAATGAGCTGATAATTTGCTTTGCTTGTAAAACTTCCCTCCTCTTTTCAGGATGGTTTGTAATCCATTTATCCCAAAAATGACTGCTTTCCTCATCGGGTTTAATCACCCATTTTTTAAAAAACTCATCTGTTAAAAAATCCCCAAGTTTAAAATCTATGTAGGTAAGAGATTTTTTACGGGAAATAAAATATTTTCTGATCAATTGTATCATTGTGAAATAGACTGACTGGCAATGGCATATAAAATTATTAAGGCTGGTATCTCTAAGAAGTAATTGCCTGTATTTACTTCTTTTCTGGCTGTATCCAGTGCCCTGTAGATGAGTTTTCTGGCAGATTTACTATTCTTTAATCCCATCACTTCTGCCACTTCTTTATAAGACAAACCTTCTGCATAAAATAATAGAAGTGCCTCCTTTTGCTTATTGGTAAGCTGTTTAAGTATTTTATCTAGCTTCGTTTTTATCTCTTCGGTAATTTCGTCGCCAATTATTTTGTCTTCAAAAGAGAGCTCGATATTGAATAAATCATCGGTTAATGCTTCATTCGATATATACTTTCTTTCTTTTTCAAGCTTCTTTACCATTTCGCGGTAAATGGCTTTGTACAAATAAGCCTTTATAGAATTTACCTCAGAAAGCTTATCCCTTCTGCGCCTAATACTGATATATACATTTTGGATGCTGTCTTTAATAATGTCTTTGTTTCGGGTAAACTGGTAAGCAAAATTGTAAAGACTGGGGGTGTATTTTCTGTAGATGTGATTAAAGGCTGCTTCGTTACCTTTTTTAAACTCTAACCAAATTTCTCGATCAGATTTATAATCGAAAAGGGATTTTGCAGATTGTAATTTTTCTGTACGGTTGTTACCTAAAGACAGATGTTTAGTAGTCTCAGTGTGTTTTTGGGATAGTTTCATTTTCATATATTTTACAGGAGTTTTTCATCCTTATGTTAGTATGGGAAGCCTATTCCCGAAATGACCCCATTTTTTCAAAAAAAAATTTAGAATCTTTTTCAAAATGCATTTTCTCAGTCAGAATCAATTAATCAGATTCTCGGATCACCTTATTTAAGGTACTCAGTAATTATGAAAAAAGCGGCCTTAGTACCTTTAATTATGTACCAAGACCGCTATTTTTAAGCTGAAATAAGTTATTCTAATATTTACTTCTTCTTTTTCTTATCGTTTAGGTTTTTCGACTCATCGTGCTTTAATTGTTTTCGTACTCTTCTTATATCTTCTTCAATTGGCAAACTCTCCGGATGCACATTTTGTCTTGTTAATGCATCTCGAATATCTTTATTACTACTTTCGTGTTGAGCTCCAATTTCGTCTTCTCCTTCTAGCTCATCTCTCAAAATATTAAACTGAGTAAGTTCATTTGCCAAATCTTTCGCTTTTATAGTAATGGTTGGCAAGTAATCTCTCAATTGGCGCTTTTCGGGCACACCCATGGCATTTTTAATTTCTATGGTCGATTTGCCACCAAACAAAGCTTTTTGCCCTCTTTCCATTACTCTTGCAAAACCTTGTCTGTCTAAACCCTGCCCTCTAATAATCTCACCAAGTTTAGCCTCGCTTTCTCCCAACTTCTGGTATGCTCTTATTCTTTCCGATTCTTTGATGTGTTTTTGCAATAACTCTTGCTTTCTGGTTTGGAAAGCAAAGTAACTTTGGGCAAATGCAATAATCTCTTTTCTTGGGTCTCCGTTTTGGGCAATAAGATAACAAGCATATCTCGAAAGCATTAAATCGGCAATTTTTCGCTTACCTCCTTTACCAACTTCGATCATCTTATTGACATCAATAAAATGATCTGAAATACTCATACCGGTGTTTTCGCAAGCAATTTTACCTTTCTCAATTACTTTTTGAAAGTTTTGCCACAGGCTATATCCTAGTAACTCCTGCAATTCTCTGCCTTCCCAAAATTCAACTTCTTCTACATACTTTACCTTGGATTCAAATAATTGCTGAAGTTGTTCAATTCTTTTGCTATTCATAAATCAGAATAATTTCTTCCTTATATTTCTCGTTTTTAGCCAGTTCTGTATTTACCAAATATGGGTTTAATAGCTAATATGCCTTATTTCTCTCTTTTTTAGAGATTATCAAAGTACATCCTTACTAAACTCGTTTTTAGAAACTTCTCTCCAATTAAAAAAGCTGATTCTGGCGAGCCACTACTTTATAATTTTCACCTTCCTTTCTAAGCTGATATCCTTTTTTAGACATCGCCCATTTAATAAAATCTTTCTCGTCATTATGCTGTAACCTGTCTGAAATAAAGATTCTGAACCAGAAAATAGTATTATCATCTTCTCTGTCCATTTTACCATCTTTAATCACTCGGCCTTTAATCATTGGGTTTTTAGACACATAATTGTAAAAATCTTCCCAATCGCGATTGCTGGCATTATCTACTAATTGCTTTATTTGCGATTCGATGTATTCTTGATACTCCTGCTCTAAAGTAGCAATTAGCTTTTCTTCCATTAACCTTTGCTTTTTTAAAGCAGCTTCTTGTTTCTTTTTATCATTTGCTTCTTGTTCTTGTTCTTTAGACCAAGGAGCTTCAACTTTTACCTCATTTTCGATCAAAGTGTTTAGGTAAGCACCTAAATTTTTCACATGCCCTTTTTCGTATCTCTCTTTGGCGTAAGTAATGGCTTCTCTTAGAAACTGCTCATCAAACCTGCTTGCATATTCTGTTGCTTGCTTTTTGGCAATACCCATCGCAATCAATTCATCTACAATCGTTGCCTCCTCTTCACTACTTAGCCTAGATGCATTTACAAATTTGTTTTTGGGCTTTATAATAAACTTCACAAACTCTACCCTTCTACCTTTTTTAATCTCTTTAAATTGAAAAGTAAGATCGCAATGCTCGTTGAGTTCTTTTTGCGCAATGAGCAACACATTCTTTTTAAAATCATAGTATTGTTTGTACTTCTGCTCAACTCCTAAAATCTCTTTTAGCTCATCTACCGAAAAGCGTCTTTCTCCTATTGGTAAATACTGTTTTAAAAACTGATAGATTCTAATTGCATACAAACTACTCAGAGGCAATGTGTTTCGAATATCGTAAGAGGTAAATTGCTCTTTTAGTTGCAGTAGGAATGGTAAAAGGTCTGGGTGAAAAATTGCTTCTATATAAGGTTTGTCTTTGGGGTAATGAATCTTATAAAATAAGTTTACTTGAGTTAAACCTTCTTTATCGTCATAAATCTCGATTACGTGCTTCATCATCGACTTGGTAATGAAACGCGCTCGCTGATATTCATTCTTATTTTTGGTGCCTACACTTTCGGCAAAGTCTCTCAAATAAACTCGCTGTCTGTGAAATCCACCCTGACTTTTATCCAACTGAGCAATCAAAACTTCAATCAATTTGATTTGAGATAATGTTAGCCCGTTTAATTTTGCATTAATCAGCCTGTTACTCTTAACTACCAGATGCGGATTAGACTTTGTCATAAGAATGATTCAATTAAATTCGAGATTGAAATTAGATAAAAAAAACGAGGTGGTAAAAATCCCTCGTTAAAACATCCTTAATAACCTCGTATTTAATCCTTATTAGACTCGTTATTTCGTCATAATAAACTGATTATCAGTAATATATAAACAAACAAGAAATTTTAAATTATGCCTTATATTTCTCGTTTTTAATATTAGATGCAACTTATCTTGCTGATTTTAAGCTTTATATCTCTTAAATCACTCGTTTTTAAGTGGATTCATAGAAAAAAGTAGAGTGCTTGCAGCATTAAAAACAAGTTAAAACGAGGTCTGTAAGGGAGAATTAGGCAAAATCTAGGGCAAAACAGGGTTTTTGTGCCTTAAAAAACTCGTTTAAAGTAAAGATTAAAGCAGTGCCTTATATTTCTCGTACTTTCCTTATGCACCTCGGTCTATTACTTACAAAGCTCGTTTATTCCCTTATATTTCTCGTTTATTCCCTTATATTTCTCGTTTAATTACTTATATACCTCGTCT
Encoded proteins:
- a CDS encoding FecR family protein; its protein translation is MIQLIRKYFISRKKSLTYIDFKLGDFLTDEFFKKWVIKPDEESSHFWDKWITNHPEKRREVLQAKQIISSFQYQEVAELSDQDYTDMYEAVMAKTFNPQEESTSYEKKNNWLLNVAAILLTIVGISYLYYWFEYLEERQSTEYVQTQQILTKESPKGIKTTLTLKDGTSVKLNAGSKLHYPDTFTDSIRLVELEGEAFFEVEKSNIPFVVKAGNLKAKVLGTSFNIQNNKEKNEIALVTGKLQVSDQAGNRIMLVPSEMVTYETDGKILKSKFDIESKMAWTRGILFFKDADGKEIFERLENWYGVEIIVDEKFRFSGKYSGTFKNESLHNVLEGIATTSGFHFEIKDKHVIVKPK
- a CDS encoding SusC/RagA family TonB-linked outer membrane protein — protein: MSILKQIIMMSKYMLYGIFLQAFFCGMLLANEGNAQKESIHDIYLAVSFNNETLKNAIEKIERETSFSFTYNNAFVDVNKAVSVNLKKRSLADLLKDISKQAGVQFTRINNNIHVAKREGPNTVKEVQIAQQDKTITGVVISGEDAEPLPGVSVIIKGTSIGTTTNLNGEYKLSINSNDDVLVYSYIGFMSQEIAVGAKSTIDVSLEVDMQQLDEVVVIGFGERNKKDLTGSISTVGAESIEKIGMTSPQFALQGNTTGVRVVNTSGNPNEAPQIFVRGIGTWNGDSQPLYVIDGQIIEPPRAGNEDVIGGGGLSTPPNLFNLINPNDIESISVLKDASAAAVYGSRAANGVVLITTKRGKEGAPVVELNTRTGFQNIPTYDLLNTEQFVNLTREMYNNNTNPDITIEEDLYGRNEPEDAIRLTSYNPQFDPQSPYYISDVTTYDWQDDLVNKNAVSQSYDVKVSGATERVDYYVSAGLFDQEGMIYGNNLRRYTGAVNVNVKVTDWLKTGINYKYTNQVSQLNVSDLQEIADVSPWQPLRDPSHPTGYAPVIDPYLLTDTWTPLKIYGQGSNVNYLAITDLNYRDFSIDRSLGQFYAELKPIKDLTIRGSLNLDYTQQDRYSLSRYSTNIFRPTGIDPATEAANAPNSLGQMEHRINNIFNFQSDLMLTYDKLFGTKHRLTLTAAVQDQRHTLETENLSTENLTNISDDPKRVGFGSDNANNNSFYGWGQRFWFGYVARSSYVYDSKYYLDFSFRRDASNGFDDDYRWGNFYSVSGAWRISSEPFFESVTFIDDLKLRGGWGQAGNDQAAVGSYAFLSSVNTGISTYRWGSGNGDPIGNMSLGAVVADFPNSSLTWEIATTTYAGFDALLMNNKINLTVEWYNRITSGILQRVNLPLSVGTNNPLFNIGELRNTGIDLQLGWNDNIGAFNYGITGNISFVQNEVTKLYQSQPLTTDFGRVEEGRSIGHLWGYRVGGIFQSQDEIDAYYSQYEDQIVGNTDYVEAGDLYFQDLGGDPTDAEPFYSTTPDGKLNSYDQTELGNTIPGYTYGLNLNVSWKGIDLSLSFYGEGDVDKYNAVRRRFEGMSGAGTNYFATTLNRWTPSNTNTMMPRAVVGDPASNARYSDRWVESAAFFRLNNWQLGYSLPDVLLQKVNYTVKSLRVYVGGQNNLYWFKWGGIDPVNDEFPLPKAVNFGLNAKF
- the dinD gene encoding DNA damage-inducible protein D, with amino-acid sequence MNSKRIEQLQQLFESKVKYVEEVEFWEGRELQELLGYSLWQNFQKVIEKGKIACENTGMSISDHFIDVNKMIEVGKGGKRKIADLMLSRYACYLIAQNGDPRKEIIAFAQSYFAFQTRKQELLQKHIKESERIRAYQKLGESEAKLGEIIRGQGLDRQGFARVMERGQKALFGGKSTIEIKNAMGVPEKRQLRDYLPTITIKAKDLANELTQFNILRDELEGEDEIGAQHESSNKDIRDALTRQNVHPESLPIEEDIRRVRKQLKHDESKNLNDKKKKK
- a CDS encoding GntR family transcriptional regulator, whose product is MNKFLTPEPQISNSSIVPKYKQVAQNIIERISTGELKAGDKLPSISQSSIDFLLARDTIGKAYSKLQEDGFIYSVYRNGFFVTSKSEKLKVKVCLITGEITEAVKNIYNSLLKELDAKVKISIYLHKHKESELKNILDKCQLQAYQYYIVFPNLFIDDADTSKLLKEIPPKKLILIDKQLQGIQGNYSCFYKDLFSDFQEIYTAKPAKFKSYKNFNLVLPEEYFPFEVITSFKLFCKSQKLEYCIKDGIEDGVSKGNLYFIISEIDLVNLIKVAERNNLKIGEDIGIISLYDKPYKELLGGGITSIDYNYDDIGEEIADLITSNRTGQFRAFAQINIRGSF
- a CDS encoding RNA polymerase sigma factor; translation: MKMKLSQKHTETTKHLSLGNNRTEKLQSAKSLFDYKSDREIWLEFKKGNEAAFNHIYRKYTPSLYNFAYQFTRNKDIIKDSIQNVYISIRRRRDKLSEVNSIKAYLYKAIYREMVKKLEKERKYISNEALTDDLFNIELSFEDKIIGDEITEEIKTKLDKILKQLTNKQKEALLLFYAEGLSYKEVAEVMGLKNSKSARKLIYRALDTARKEVNTGNYFLEIPALIILYAIASQSISQ
- a CDS encoding membrane or secreted protein, with the translated sequence MRSLKLLSALVLFFIASTLQAQSIKDKLQGSWKSKKKADGREVTQLLLVSGDFFSLTEYASVDGDFISTKGGSWKADGDEIVLTVEFDTKNADQVGKEEIAQVKVNGKNLKSESEYLGSTGWFNLDRGASTALTNPWLITGRERDGEITRRTGDSPRKTMKILTGTHFQWIAFNTETGEFFGTGGGRYSAKDGVYTENIEFFSRDKSRVGAALTFNFEVDGKDWHHKGKSSKGDPIYEIWSVREIPAE
- a CDS encoding RagB/SusD family nutrient uptake outer membrane protein; translation: MKAKIKIFAIVWLTICFGCNPELVDNPSLAPTEEDYFSNATEFRTQLTSAYAAIYDHYHFAAPSFTFNGWVAGTWLLPGDDLTETNAARTSVELFDGTLNPTNQQVSFVFQACYKMISRANVTIEKVRTIDYSTYDGADEITMMEGEALFLRAYAYFKLFNVFGSVPIVTDRILSEEETNTPKSPAIEVLGQVIEDTKAAIEVLPEEWDPMYLGRIDKNAARGLLAKALVFRGDYEGNTADYQEALTVFNTITATLVDSYLDNFSAYTENNAESLFEVQASVPSSGNNNLSLHNDGAWRGVENMSVYRGYMMEFGGRGDFNDASSTKFLVTDKLRDSFGDDPRLSVFSNPEDGFEGKIFQKYNKPDGVNELSGFNGGSVNNERVLRYADLVLIAAEAALKTGNASQAISLINQIRTRARLWGESSGDGDGVIPADYSEGESDTNTVMQWIMNERFIELAGEGQRWWDLKRWHVAGDMNISGWDGSDANFSTNLASPVQFDVDKHLLFPIPQSEIERNSAITENNPGY